In Oncorhynchus tshawytscha isolate Ot180627B linkage group LG06, Otsh_v2.0, whole genome shotgun sequence, the following are encoded in one genomic region:
- the sass6 gene encoding spindle assembly abnormal protein 6 homolog, translating to MTETLFNKRLQVHVKCKDCEERRGNIRVGIELQLTTNPVHKRDLLVRLTDDTDPYFLYNLAISEEDFQSLKVQQGLLVDFASFPQKFIDLLNQCISEQDKENPRFLLQLSSPSSPVLDHSPANLNVVETNAFKHLTHLSLKLLHGTDVEIKKYLAVCLSCVKEEKQQLEQRLKKTEDDLSRQLSYTQQTLSEKSRELDKLRSEWTSQTSALSSRHSQDLTAERENALETQTRLQQQNEQLRRELEGAHTKNTQQLQSRLAELETSNRDLTEKRYKSESTIRDFKAKLVGLEEESQRAKQQALSLRRENGTLDTECHEKERQVNQLQTRVAVLEQEMKDKEQLVLRTKEVLEATQQQKNSVEGNAESKQLQMGKLEATVKSLSEELIKANGIIKKLQGELRGLVGKIKVKNTVMVSQEKVLQETQERLHKAQRDLQDTQQQLKHRDEEVSKLKEQLEETVQKLDESREVLKTNENVIMWLNKQLNENQLSRKPETLGTFETPSTLSASTGQRMGGASHNMLDSRAFPSSAGQVYPITSTLNSKLPLSSRSVFSLHNQGPGAKVQFNPMSTKPGMSPVDVRDGSPIAQHPPQPSNKENGEPAGLESKYFEKRDDSIPLRGLLSGMHLNRDVPRPPPAKPGLHPLSSAYFPG from the exons ATGACAGAAACACTTTTCAACAAGCGATTGCAAGTGCACGTCAAATGCAAAGATTGCGAAGAAAG GAGAGGAAATATCAGAGTCGGCATTGAGCTTCAATTAACAACTAATCCAGTCCACAAAAGG GATCTGCTGGTGAGACTGACAGATGACACCGACCCTTATTTTCTGTACAACCTTGCCATATCAGAAGAGGATTTTCAAAG TTTGAAAGTTCAACAGGGCCTGTTGGTAGACTTTGCGTCCTTTCCTCAGAAGTTTATAGACCTGCTAAACCAGTGTATCTCGGAGCAAGACAAAGAGAATCCAAG ATTTCTGCTCCAGTTGTCATCTCCATCATCCCCAGTATTAGACCACAGCCCTGCCAACCTCAATGTTGTGGAGACCAATGCATTCAAGCACCTCACTCACCTGTCTCTGAAGCTGCTACATGGCACTGATGTGGAGATCAAGAAGTACCTGGCAGTTTGTCTCTCCTGTGTGAAG GAGGAGAAGCAGCAGTTGGAACAGAGGCTGAAGAAGACTGAAGATGATCTCTCGAGGCAGCTCAGCTACACACAACAG ACTCTGTCGGAGAAGAGCAGAGAGCTAGACAAGCTTCGGTCTGAGTGGACCAGCCAAACAAGCGCTCTGTCGAGCCGCCACTCTCAGGACCTCACTGCAGAGCGGGAGAACGCTTTGGAG ACACAAACCAGGCTGCAGCAGCAAAACGAGCAGCTGCGCCGGGAGCTGGAGGGAGCCCACACTAAGAACACCCAGCAGCTGCAGAGCAGGCTGGCCGAGCTTGAGACCTCCAACAGGGACCTGACTGAGAAGAGATACAAGAGCGAGTCCACCATCCGTGACTTCAAAGCCAAACTAGTGGGACTGGAAGAG GAGTCTCAGCGAGCGAAGCAGCAGGCCCTGTCTCTTCGGAGGGAGAACGGCACCCTGGACACGGAGTGTCACGAGAAGGAGCGTCAGGTGAACCAGCTGCAGACACGCGTGGCAGTCCTGGAGCAGGAGATGAAAGATAAGGAGCAGCTCGTGCTCCGCACCAAGGAAGTGCTGGAAGCCACTCAGCAACAGAAG aacTCAGTTGAAGGAAATGCCGAAAGCAAACAACTCCAAATGGGAAAACTGGAAGCCACAGTGAAATCCCTGTCTGAGGAACTCATAAAG GCCAATGGCATCATCAAGAAGCTGCAGGGAGAGCTGAGGGGCCTGGTGGGGAAGATCAAGGTGAAGAACACTGTGATGGTGTCTCAGGAGAAGGTGCTTCAGGAGACCCAGGAGAGGCTGCACAAAGCCCAGAGAGACCTGCAGGACACTCAGCAGCAGCTCAAGCATAGAGACGAGGAG GTGTCGAAATTGAAGGAGCAGTTGGAGGAGACTGTTCAGAAATTAGATGAAAGCAGGGAGGTGCTGAAAACAAACGAGAATG TTATAATGTGGCTGAACAAACAGCTGAATGAGAACCAGTTATCCCGGAAGCCGGAGACCCTTGGAACGTTTGAGACTCCTTCAACTCTCTCAGCCTCAACTGGACAGAGGATGGGCGGTGCATCTCACAACATG CTGGACAGCCGAGCGTTTCCCTCCTCGGCCGGACAGGTCTACCCCATCACGTCCACGCTGAACTCCAAACTCCCTCTGTCCAGCCGCTCCGTCTTCTCACTACACAACCAGGGCCCTGGAGCTAAG GTCCAGTTTAACCCGATGAGTACCAAGCCCGGCATGTCTCCTGTGGATGTGAGGGATGGGAGCCCCATAGCACAGCATCCCCCTCAGCCCTCCAACAAAGAGAA TGGCGAGCCTGCTGGGTTGGAGTCCAAGTACTTTGAGAAGCGAGACGACAGCATTCCCCTCCGTGGTCTGTTGTCTGGCATGCACCTCAACAGAG